The genome window GCGAAGACGGAGGGCGAGGCACGGGCCAGGCTGAAGAAGGCCGGTCTCGAGGTCAAGCAGGTCAAGCACGCCTACAGCGACACGGTGAAGCGCGGCACGGTGATCAGCACCGATCCGGCGGTGGGTGCGCGGATCCGCTCCCATGACGCGGTGACGCTGACGCTCTCGGACGGTCCCGAGACGGTGCAGGTGCCCGATCTGAAGGGCTACCCGCTGGACCAGGCGCAGGCCCGGCTGAAGAAGGACGGCCTGGTGCCGGGCATGGTCACACAGGCGTTCAGCGAGGACGTGCCCAAGGGCTCCGTGATCGGTACGGACCCGGGGGCGGGGACCGAACGGCACGGCGGTTCGGCGATCGCGCTCACCGTCAGCAAGGGCAGCCCGGTGGACGTGCCCGACATCGTGGGCTCGTCCATCGAGGACGCGACGTCACAGCTCCAGGCCGCGGGCCTGCAGGTGAAGATCGCCGACACGCAGGTCACCTCCGAGTACGACGCCGGGAAGGTCGCCCAGCAGTCGCCGGGCGCGGGCAAGCAGGCCGGCGAGGGCGACACCGTCACGCTGACGCTCTCCAAGGGCCCCGAGATGGTCCAGGTGCCGGACGTGACCGGGCAGAACGTCGACGACGCCAAGAAGGCGCTCGAGGCCGCGGGTTTCCAGGTCGAGGAGGACCGGGGCCTGCTGGGCCTGTTCGGCGACACGGTGAAGGGCCAGTCGGTCAAGGGCGGGGACAAGGCTCCGAAGGGATCGACGATCACGATCAAGATCCGCTAGCAAGCCGATGGCCGAGGACCGGGCGCCCGGGACGACGTGACACCCTTGGGGGGTGAGCACTGAGCAGTCCCGTGGCGCCCCCGGATCCATCGGCCCATCCCGCAACCCGATCGGCAGCCACGTCCCGGTGGCCGGTGGGCTGAACTCCGTCGGGCTGGCCTACGCCCGCGACATCGGGGCCGAGACGGTACAGGTCTTCGTGGCCAACCCGCGCGGCTGGGCGACGCCCGCCGGCAGTCCGCGTCAGGACGAGGAGTTCCGGGCCGCATGCGCCGCCGAGTCGATCCCGGTGTACGTCCACGCGCCGTACCTCATCAACTTCGGCTCGCACACCGAGGCGACCGTGGACAGGTCGGTGGAGTCGCTGAGGCACTCGCTGCTGCGGGGCCGCCGGATCGGGGCGCGGGGCGTGGTCGTGCACACCGGCAGCGCGACCGGCGGCCGGGACCGTTCGGTGGCGCTGAAGCAGGTACGGGAGCGCATGCTGCCGCTGCTGGAGGAGCTGACGCACGACGACGACCCGTGGCTGCTGCTTGAGTCGACCGCGGGCCAGGGGGCCTCACTGTGCTCCCGCACCTGGGACTTCGGGCCGTACTTCGAGGCCCTGGACGCCCACCCCAAGCTCGGTGTCTGCCTGGACACCTGCCACATCTTCGCGGCCGGGCACGACCTGACCGGGCCGGACGGGGCGCACCGGACGCTGGACCTGCTCGTGGACACCGTCGGCGAGGGCCGGCTCAAACTGATCCACGCCAACGACTCACAGGAGGCGGTCGGCGCCCACCGGGACCGTCACGCGAACATAGGCGCCGGCCACATCGGCGAGGCCCCGTTCCGCGCGCTGATGACGCATCCGGCCACCGAGGGCGTGCCGCTGATCATCGAGACGCCCGGCCGCAAGGAAGGGCACGCGGCGGACGTGGAGCGGCTGAAGAAGCTGCGGGACGGCTGACCTGGAGCCGCCCCGGGCGTCAGAGCTCGGGGCCGTCCCCGGGCTCCTCCTGGTAGGAGTAGCGCTGCTCCTTCCACGGGTCACCGATGTTGTGGTACCCGCGCTCCTCCCAGAAGCCGCGCCGGTCGGTGGTCATGTACTCGACGCCGCGGACCCACTTGGGGCCCTTCCAGGCGTACAGGTGCGGCACGATCAGGCGCAGCGGGAAGCCGTGTTCCGCGGTGAGCAGCTCGCCGTCCTTGTGCGTGGCGAAGATCGTCCTGTCGGAGGCGAAATCGGACAGGCGCAGATTGGAGCTGAACCCGTACTCCGCCCACACCATCACGTGGGTGACGGTGGGCGCGGGCGGGGCGATCTCCAGGATCGTACGGGCCGGGATGCCGCCCCATTCGGCGCCGACCATGCTGAACTTCGTCACGCAGTGCAGATCGGCCACGACGGTCGCGTACGACAGTGACGTGAACTCCTCGTGGTTCCAGCAGCGCTTCTCGCCGTCCGCGGTGGCGCCGAAGACCCGGAACTCCCAGCGCTCGGGGCGGAACTTGGGCACGGGTCCGTAGTGCGTGACCGGCCAGCCCCGCTGGAGTCGCTGTCCCGGCGGAAGCTGTGACCGTGCCGTTTCTCCAGATTCGCGCTCCACCGGATGACCCATGACTCCATCCTGACAGACCGCGGAGGGTGCACATGACCAGCCCGGGTTCAATTCGGGGCATCTCAGACTAAGTGTGAACTTACTGGACGCTCCTGGGTGCCAGTGCCATGATGCGGCGCAGCCCGCCCGTCCCCGCCCGGAAGGATCCCCGCCATGCAGGGCGACCCAGAGGTCATCGAATTCCTCAACGAGCAGCTCACCGGTGAGCTGACCGCGATCAACCAGTACTTCCTGCACGCGAAGATGCAGGAGAACCTCGGGTGGTACAAGCTCGCCAGGTACACGCGGCGGGAGTCGTTCGACGAGATGAAGCACGCGGAGGTGCTCACCGACCGCATCCTCTTCCTCGAGGGCCTGCCCAACTACCAGCGACTCTTCCATGTGCGAGTGGGGCAGACCGTCAGGGAGATGTTCGAGGCGGACCGGCAGATCGAGGTGGAGGCGATCGACCGGCTCAGGCGCGGGATCAAGGTGATGCGGGAGAAGGGCGACATCACCTCCGCGAACATCTTCGAGTCGATCCTGGCGGACGAGGAGCACCACATCGACTACCTGGACACCCAGCTGGACCTGCTGGAGAAGCTGGGCGACGCGCTGTACATCTCCCAGATCATCGAACAGCCGGAGAGCTAGGCGGCTTCTTCCAGGCCGGAGAGGCCCGACAGGCCGGACAGCGCCGGCTCGGCGATCTCGGGACGGGGGCACGCGCCGCGTCCCAGCAGCGCCTGGATCCTCCGCACGCAGGAACCGCAGTCCGTGCCCGCCTTGCAGGCGGAGGCGATCTGCCGCGGAGTGCAGGCGCCGTTCTCCGCGTGCTGCCTCACCTGCTGCTCGGTGACGCCGAAGCAACTGCAGACATACACGCGGTGCACCTCCCCGCCGAGATCGATAAGGCAAACCTAACCTTACCTGTCCCGCCGGGGGTGCGACAGCAGAGAGGGGCGCGGATCGTGTGATCCGCACCCCACTCGCGTCGGTCAGCGCCCGCAGGCTACTGGTCCCGGTACATCTCCGCGACGAGGAACGCCAGGTCCAGCGACTGGCTGCGGTTCAGCCGCGGGTCGCACGCCGTCTCGTAGCGCTGGTGCAGGTCGTCGACGAAGATCTCGTCGCCGCCGCCCACGCACTCGGTGACGTCGTCGCCGGTCAGCTCCACATGGATGCCACCCGGGTGCGTACCGAGCCCCTTGTGGACCTCGAAGAAGCCCTTGACCTCGTCGAGCACGTCGTCGAAGCGGCGGGTCTTGTGCCCGGAGGCCGCCTCGAACGTGTTGCCGTGCATCGGGTCGGTCACCCAGGCCACCACCGCGCCGGACGCCGTGACCTTCTCCACCAGCTCGGGGAGCCGGTCACGGATCTTGTCCGCACCCATGCGGACGATGAAGGTCAGCCGGCCGGGCTCGCGGTCCGGGTCGAGGCGGTCGATGTACCGCAGCGCCTCCTCGGCCGTCGTGGTCGGGCCGAGCTTGATGCCGATCGGGTTGCGGATCCTCGAGGCGAACTCGATGTGCGCACCGTCCATCTGCCGGGTGCGCTCACCGATCCACACCATGTGCGCCGAGACGTCGTACAGCTGCCCGGTACGGGAGTCGGTGCGGGTCAGCGCCGACTCGTAGTCGAGCAGCAGCGCCTCGTGCGAGGAGTAGAACTCGACGGTCTTGAACTCCTCCGGGTCGGCCCCGCAGGCGTGCATGAAGTTCAGCGCGTTGTCGATCTCGCGCGCCAGCTGCTCGTAGCGCTGGCCGGACGGCGACGACTTCACGAAGTCCTGGTTCCAGGCGTGCACCTGGCGCAGGTCGGCGTAGCCGCCGGTGGTGAAGGCACGCACCAGGTTCAGCGTGGACGCCGAGGCGTGGTACATGCGCTTCAGGCGCTCCGGGTCCGGGATCCGCGACTCCTCGGTGAACTCGAAGCCGTTGACCGAGTCGCCCCGGTACACCGGCAGCGTCACCCCGTCGCGGGTCTCGGTCGGCTTGGAGCGCGGCTTGGAGTACTGGCCGGCGATACGGCCGACCTTCACCACCGGCACCGAGGCGGCGTACGTGAGCACGGCGCCCATCTGGAGCAGCGTCTTGAGCTTGTTGCGGATGTGATCGGCGGACACCGCGTCGAAGGCCTCGGCGCAGTCGCCACCCTGGAGCAGGAACGCCTCGCCCCTGGCGACGGCTCCCATCCGGGCGCGCAGCTGGTCGCACTCGCCCGCGAAGACGAGCGGCGGATACGACGCGAGGTCCGCGATCACCTTGCGCAGAGCCTCGGGGTCGGGGTACTCGGGCTGCTGCGCCGCGGGCAGGTCTCGCCAGGTGTTGCCAGCGCTGGGGCTGGTCTTAGCGTTCACGGTCACCCCCTAAACATTACGGGGTCGTGTCCACCGCTTATCGATGCGCTCGACTGATGAGACGGGTCGTCCCGCCCGGGGCGTGCGTTCGTGTAGGGTGCCGGACATGTTCGCGCACTCGACCCAGAACCAGAACTGGTGGTGGACCGCTCGTCCGGCGGCCCACTGACTGCGCGTACGCACGACTTCGCGAAGGCCGCCCGAGGGGCGGCCTTCGGCGTTTCCGCGACCGGGCCGTTCCCTCTCACCTCACCGAGAAGGACACCGCCCATGAACCTGCTCGACCTGCTGGACGACCCCCGCCCGTTCGCCCTGCTGCGCCGCCGCACCCCGGGGCGCGACCAGGACACCGTCGAGGTGCTGACCGGCCCGGTCGGCCGTTTCGAGCGCCTGGCCGACCTGCCCGACGAGGCCCTCGCCCTCGTCCCCTACCGCCAGATCCGCGAGCGCGGCTTCGACGTCCGCGACGACGGCACACCGCTGCTGGCGCTCACGCCCGAGGAGTCGTACGAGATCCCCCTGGACCAGGCACTGGCGCAGCTGCCCGGCCACGACGTCCGGGTCGAGGACGGCGGCTTCGACGTCTCCGACGAGGAGTACGCCCGGATCGTCGGGCGGGTGCTGGAGGAGGAGATCGGGCGGGGCGAGGGCGCCAACTTCGTGATCCGGCGGACGTACGAGGGCCGCATCCCGGGGTTCGGACGGGCCGACGCCCTCGCTCTCTTCCGGCGGCTGCTGGTCGGGGAGCGGGGGGCGTACTGGACCTTCGTCGTGCACACCGGTGACCGGACTCTGGTGGGGGCCAGCCCCGAGGTGCACGTGCGGATGTCCGGCGGAACCGTCGTCATGAATCCGATCAGCGGCACCTACCGCTATCCCGCGGGCGGCCCGACCCCCGAGGACCTGCTCCGCTTCCTGGCCGACGGCAAGGAGATCGAGGAGCTGTCGATGGTCGTCGACGAGGAGCTGAAGATGATGTGCACGGTCGGCGACATGGGCGGGGTCGTCGTCGGGCCGCGCCTGAAGGAGATGGCCCACCTGGCGCACACCGAGTACGAGCTGCGCGGGAAGTCCACGCTGGACGTGCGCGAGGTGCTGAAGGAGACGATGTTCGCGGCGACCGTCACCGGGTCTCCCGTGCAGAACGCCTGCCGGGTGATCGAGCGGCACGAGGTCGGGGGCCGGGGCTACTACGCGGGCGCGCTGGCGCTGCTCGGCCGGGACGCCGGGGGCGCGCAGACCCTCGACTCCCCCATCCTCATCCGCACCGCCGACATCGGCAGTGGGGGCGCCTCCCGCTCATGGGGGTCCCCCCGCTCGAGCGAAGCCGAGAGTGGGGGAGAAGCCGAGAGTGGGGAAGGACGGCTGAGGGTGCCCGTCGGGGCCACACTCGTGCGCGGCTCCGACCCGGCGAACGAGGTCGCGGAGACCCACGCCAAGGCGGCCGGGGTGCTGGCGGCTCTGGGGGTACGGCCCGGACGGCCGCGCGAGGAGCACGTACGGCCGAACCTGGCGGAGGACCCGCGGGTACGGGCGGCGCTGGACGGGCGGCGGGAGAAGCTCGCCCCGTTCTGGCTGCGGATGCAGGAGCGGGCCTCGGACCTGACCGGGCACGCGTTCGTCGTGGACGGCGAGGACACGTTCACCGCGATGCTCGCGCACGTCCTGCGCTCGACCGGTCTGGAGGTGACCGTACGGCGGTACGACGAGCCGGGGCTGCGGGAGGCGGTGCTCGCCCACTCCGGTCCCGTGGTGCTCGGGCCGGGGCCGGGCGACCCCTCGGACCTGGCCGACCCGAAGATGCGGTTCCTGCGGGAGCTGACGGCCCAGGTCATCCGGGGCCACCGGCACGGTGTGCTGGGCGTCTGCCTGGGCCATGAGCTGATCGCGGCGGAGCTGGGCCTGGAGATCGTCCGCAAGGAGGTTCCGTACCAGGGCGCCCAGACGGAGATCGACCTGTTCGGGCGGCGGGAGACCGTCGGCTTCTACAACAGCTTCGTGGCGCGCTGCGACGACGACGCGGCGGCCGAGCTGGCGGCGCACGGGGTCGAGGTCAGCCGCAGCGCGACCGGGGAGGTCCACGCTCTGCGCGGGGGCGGGTTCGCCGGGGTGCAGTTCCACCCGGAGTCGGTGCTGTCGGTGGGTGGCGCGGGCGTCGTACGGGAGCTGCTGGACGGGCTGGCCGCCGCGGGCACGAGCCCGTTCGCGGAGCGGCGGCCGGCGCTGTAGGGGGCGACCGGCGCTGGAGGGGCGACCGGCGCTGTGTCGGGCGGCCAGGGGCTCGGCCGGGGTGGAACCGCCCCGGCCGGGTTCCTCGAGGTGCGACGTCAGCCGAAGAAGACGCCGACCTCCTGGTACAGCTTCAGGTCGACCGTCTTCAGCTTGGCGGTGGCCTCGGAGAGGGGAACGCGGACGATGTCCGTGCCGCGCAGGGCGACCATCTTCCCGAAGTCGCCGTCGCGGACGCAGTCGATGGCGTGCAGGCCGAAGCGGGTGGCGAGCCAGCGGTCGAAGGCGCTGGGCGTGCCGCCGCGCTGGACGTGACCGAGCACGGTCGTCCGGGCCTCCTTGCCGGTGCGCCTCTCGATCTCCTTCGCCAGCCACTCGCCGACGCCGGAGAGGCGGACGTGCCCGAACGAGTCCAGGGACCCGTCCTTGAGCACCATGTCGCCGTCCTTCGGCATCGCGCCCTCGGCCACGACCACGATCGGCGCGTACGACGCCTTGAACCGGGACGTCACCCAGGCGCACACCTGGTCGACGTCGAAGCGCTGCTCGGGGATGAGGATGGCGTTGGCGCCGCCGGCCAGCCCGGAGTGCAGGGCGATCCAGCCCGCGTGACGCCCCATCACCTCCACCACCAGCACCCGCATGTGGGACTCCGCCGTGGTGTGCAGGCGGTCGATCGCCTCCGTCGCGATGTTGACGGCGGTGTCGAAGCCGAAGGTGTAGTCCGTGGCGGACAGGTCGTTGTCGATGGTCTTGGGCACGCCGACGACGTGGACGCCGTACTCGTCGGACAGGCGCGCCGCGACCCCGAGGGTGTCCTCACCGCCGATCGCGACGAGCGCGTCGACCTCCTCCTTGGCGAGGTTGTCCTTGATGCGGCGGATGCCGTTCTCCTGCTTGAGGGGATTGGTGCGCGAGGAGCCGAGGATGGTGCCGCCGCGGGGCAGGATGCCGCGCACGGCGGGGATGTCGAGCCGGACGGTGTCGCCTTCGAGGGGACCCCGCCAGCCGTCCCGGAAGCCGACGAAGTCGTAGCCGTACTCCTGCACGCCCTTGCGCACGACGCCCCGGATGACGGCGTTGAGCCCGGGGCAGTCGCCGCCTCCGGTCAGTACTCCGACCCGCATGGAAATGTCCCTTCGCCGCGGTTGCCTGATGCAGGTCACGCTAATAGTGACCCAGGTCACTTCGGCATGGGCGGGAAGGTCAATTCCGGTGAATTGTCCGGCAGTTGATCACCGTCAATCCACTCGAAAGCGGGATATCCTTCCGGAGATTGACGTGGTCGGGGTCCCTTTGCGGCCCGGCCGGGGCCTACTCGCCGTCGAGTCCGCGCTCGATCGCGTACCGGACCAACTCCACCCGGTTGTGCAGCTGGAGCTTGCCCAGGGTGTTCTGGACGTGGTTCTGCACGGTGCGGTGCGAGATCACCAGGCGTTCGGCGATCTGCTTGTAGCTCAGGCCCTTGGCGACCAGGCGCAGCACCTCGGTCTCACGGTCGGTCAGCCGCGGCGCCTTCGGCTCGTCGGCGCCGGCGGCGGGGGCCGGTTCGGAGGCGAGGCGGCGGTACTCGCCGAGGACGAGCCCCGCCAGGCCGGGGGTGAACACCGGGTCGCCGACCGCCGTGCGGCGCACCGCGTCGATCAGCTCCTGAGTGGACGCCGACTTCAGCAGGTAGCCGGTCGCACCCGACTTCACGGCCTCCAGCACGTCCGCGTGCTCGCCGCTGGCCGAGAGCACCAGCACGCGCAGCGCCGGGTTGGCGCCGACGAGTTCCTTGCAGACCTGGACGCCGGGCTTGGCCGGCAGGTTGAGGTCCAGGACGAGCACGTCCGGCGAGGCGGCTCGGGCCCGGCGCACGGCCTGCTCACCGTCCCCCGCGGTGGCGACGACCTCGAACCCGGACTCGGCGAGGTCACGCGCGACGGCGTCCCGCCACATGGGGTGATCGTCGACCACCATGACCCTGACCGGGCCCTGCCCCCGCTCGTCCGTCGTCGTGCTGCTCTCCGTCACCGCTGCTCCGCCTTCCCCCGTGCCGCCTTCAGGTCCTGCCCGTCCCCCACGGCCTTCGGTAGCTTCAGTTCCACTTCCGTGCCCTGCCCCGGGACCGAGATCCACTCGGCCGTGCCGCCGATGT of Streptomyces cynarae contains these proteins:
- a CDS encoding deoxyribonuclease IV encodes the protein MSTEQSRGAPGSIGPSRNPIGSHVPVAGGLNSVGLAYARDIGAETVQVFVANPRGWATPAGSPRQDEEFRAACAAESIPVYVHAPYLINFGSHTEATVDRSVESLRHSLLRGRRIGARGVVVHTGSATGGRDRSVALKQVRERMLPLLEELTHDDDPWLLLESTAGQGASLCSRTWDFGPYFEALDAHPKLGVCLDTCHIFAAGHDLTGPDGAHRTLDLLVDTVGEGRLKLIHANDSQEAVGAHRDRHANIGAGHIGEAPFRALMTHPATEGVPLIIETPGRKEGHAADVERLKKLRDG
- a CDS encoding sulfite oxidase-like oxidoreductase yields the protein MGHPVERESGETARSQLPPGQRLQRGWPVTHYGPVPKFRPERWEFRVFGATADGEKRCWNHEEFTSLSYATVVADLHCVTKFSMVGAEWGGIPARTILEIAPPAPTVTHVMVWAEYGFSSNLRLSDFASDRTIFATHKDGELLTAEHGFPLRLIVPHLYAWKGPKWVRGVEYMTTDRRGFWEERGYHNIGDPWKEQRYSYQEEPGDGPEL
- the bfr gene encoding bacterioferritin, translating into MQGDPEVIEFLNEQLTGELTAINQYFLHAKMQENLGWYKLARYTRRESFDEMKHAEVLTDRILFLEGLPNYQRLFHVRVGQTVREMFEADRQIEVEAIDRLRRGIKVMREKGDITSANIFESILADEEHHIDYLDTQLDLLEKLGDALYISQIIEQPES
- a CDS encoding (2Fe-2S)-binding protein, with product MHRVYVCSCFGVTEQQVRQHAENGACTPRQIASACKAGTDCGSCVRRIQALLGRGACPRPEIAEPALSGLSGLSGLEEAA
- a CDS encoding class II 3-deoxy-7-phosphoheptulonate synthase → MTVNAKTSPSAGNTWRDLPAAQQPEYPDPEALRKVIADLASYPPLVFAGECDQLRARMGAVARGEAFLLQGGDCAEAFDAVSADHIRNKLKTLLQMGAVLTYAASVPVVKVGRIAGQYSKPRSKPTETRDGVTLPVYRGDSVNGFEFTEESRIPDPERLKRMYHASASTLNLVRAFTTGGYADLRQVHAWNQDFVKSSPSGQRYEQLAREIDNALNFMHACGADPEEFKTVEFYSSHEALLLDYESALTRTDSRTGQLYDVSAHMVWIGERTRQMDGAHIEFASRIRNPIGIKLGPTTTAEEALRYIDRLDPDREPGRLTFIVRMGADKIRDRLPELVEKVTASGAVVAWVTDPMHGNTFEAASGHKTRRFDDVLDEVKGFFEVHKGLGTHPGGIHVELTGDDVTECVGGGDEIFVDDLHQRYETACDPRLNRSQSLDLAFLVAEMYRDQ
- a CDS encoding trp operon leader peptide, with the protein product MFAHSTQNQNWWWTARPAAH
- a CDS encoding anthranilate synthase family protein, with protein sequence MNLLDLLDDPRPFALLRRRTPGRDQDTVEVLTGPVGRFERLADLPDEALALVPYRQIRERGFDVRDDGTPLLALTPEESYEIPLDQALAQLPGHDVRVEDGGFDVSDEEYARIVGRVLEEEIGRGEGANFVIRRTYEGRIPGFGRADALALFRRLLVGERGAYWTFVVHTGDRTLVGASPEVHVRMSGGTVVMNPISGTYRYPAGGPTPEDLLRFLADGKEIEELSMVVDEELKMMCTVGDMGGVVVGPRLKEMAHLAHTEYELRGKSTLDVREVLKETMFAATVTGSPVQNACRVIERHEVGGRGYYAGALALLGRDAGGAQTLDSPILIRTADIGSGGASRSWGSPRSSEAESGGEAESGEGRLRVPVGATLVRGSDPANEVAETHAKAAGVLAALGVRPGRPREEHVRPNLAEDPRVRAALDGRREKLAPFWLRMQERASDLTGHAFVVDGEDTFTAMLAHVLRSTGLEVTVRRYDEPGLREAVLAHSGPVVLGPGPGDPSDLADPKMRFLRELTAQVIRGHRHGVLGVCLGHELIAAELGLEIVRKEVPYQGAQTEIDLFGRRETVGFYNSFVARCDDDAAAELAAHGVEVSRSATGEVHALRGGGFAGVQFHPESVLSVGGAGVVRELLDGLAAAGTSPFAERRPAL
- a CDS encoding 6-phosphofructokinase; this translates as MRVGVLTGGGDCPGLNAVIRGVVRKGVQEYGYDFVGFRDGWRGPLEGDTVRLDIPAVRGILPRGGTILGSSRTNPLKQENGIRRIKDNLAKEEVDALVAIGGEDTLGVAARLSDEYGVHVVGVPKTIDNDLSATDYTFGFDTAVNIATEAIDRLHTTAESHMRVLVVEVMGRHAGWIALHSGLAGGANAILIPEQRFDVDQVCAWVTSRFKASYAPIVVVAEGAMPKDGDMVLKDGSLDSFGHVRLSGVGEWLAKEIERRTGKEARTTVLGHVQRGGTPSAFDRWLATRFGLHAIDCVRDGDFGKMVALRGTDIVRVPLSEATAKLKTVDLKLYQEVGVFFG
- a CDS encoding response regulator, whose amino-acid sequence is MVVDDHPMWRDAVARDLAESGFEVVATAGDGEQAVRRARAASPDVLVLDLNLPAKPGVQVCKELVGANPALRVLVLSASGEHADVLEAVKSGATGYLLKSASTQELIDAVRRTAVGDPVFTPGLAGLVLGEYRRLASEPAPAAGADEPKAPRLTDRETEVLRLVAKGLSYKQIAERLVISHRTVQNHVQNTLGKLQLHNRVELVRYAIERGLDGE